TAGGCTCCCTTCACGGCATAATACTTCCAGCTCGGATCATTATGCAGCGTTAGTGAACTTAAACCTGAGGTGACGTTCACAATCCGAGGTTGCGAAGAAGCCCGGAGTAAATCCAGAAAAGCCTGGGTGGTTTCGATGACGCCAAAGAAATTGGTTTCGAACACTTGTCGAAAGGTATTTATATCCCCCTCTGCAGCCGTTTGAGGAAAGCCACCACTGATGCCCGCATTATTGATGAGTACATCCAGTACCTGCGTTTTTAGTCCGAGTACCTGACGAGCAGCTTTAATGGATTCCGGCCGATCAACATCGATGGTAATCGCTTCAACTTGGGTTAATCCTTCGGAGTTAAGCTGAGCGACGGCCTGCTCACCTTTCTGAGCATCGCGACTACCTAGATACACGTAATAGTCTTTTTGTAAAAGTTGTCGAGCGGTTTCAAATCCAATACTTTTGTTAGCTCCAGTAATGAGTGCAGTCTTCATGTTTTAGGTGTTTTCTTGTTGGGACAAAGGTAGAATAGCCCCTTCAGGCCACTGAAACACATTTTGCGGTATTACTGGTACATTCTTCGGGTAGCCGCCCGATACTCGGCTGGGGTAACCTGCGTTTCGCGTTTAAAGAAGCGACTGAAGTACGAAGCATCCGAAAAACCCAGTCCAAACGCGATTTCCTTCAAGGACTGTTCGGAATGAAACAACA
This region of Siphonobacter curvatus genomic DNA includes:
- a CDS encoding SDR family oxidoreductase produces the protein MKTALITGANKSIGFETARQLLQKDYYVYLGSRDAQKGEQAVAQLNSEGLTQVEAITIDVDRPESIKAARQVLGLKTQVLDVLINNAGISGGFPQTAAEGDINTFRQVFETNFFGVIETTQAFLDLLRASSQPRIVNVTSGLSSLTLHNDPSWKYYAVKGAYYTTSKAALNAYTIVLAHELRDTAFRVNAVDPGYTATDFNHHNGTGTVADAASRVVKAALLDADGPTSQFFSDDNAPETGISPW